The genomic DNA AAGGGCGACGAGAATCTCGGTCTGTCGCAGGAGGTTTGGCAGCGACTGGCCGACGAGGTCGACGTCATCGTCGACCCCGCCGCGTTGGTGAACCACGTGCTGCCCTACAGCGAACTGTTCGGCCCGAACGCGCTCGGCACCGCCGAGCTCATCCGCATCGCGCTGACCACCCGGCAGAAGCCGTACATCTACGTCTCGACCATCGGTGTCGGTGACCAGCTGACGCCGGGCACGTTCACCGAAGAGGCGGACGTGCGTGTGATGAGTCCGGTGCGTGCCGTGCACGACGGTTACGCGAACGGCTACGGCAACAGCAAGTGGGCCGGCGAGGTCCTGCTGCGGGAGGCGAATGACCTTTGCGGCCTTCCGGTTTCGGTGTTCCGCTGCGACATGATCCTCGCGGACACGTCGTATGCCGGGCAACTCAACCTGCCGGACATGTTCACCCGCATGATGTTCTCGCTGGTGGCCACCGGCATCGCGCCGTACTCGTTCTACGAGCGGGACGCCGAGGGCAAGCGGCAGGCCGCGCACTACGACGGGCTGCCGGTCGAGTTCATCGCCGAGGCCATCGACACGCTCGGTGTGCGCCCCGCCGGCGAGTTCGTCACCTACCACGTGATGAACCCGCACTCCGATGGCCTGGGCATGGACGAGTTCGTCGACTGGCTGATCGAGGCCGGGTATTCCATTGCCCGCGTTGATGATTACGCCGAATGGCTGGCCCGCTTCGAGACCACCCTGCGGGCCCTGCCGGACCGGCAGCGCCAGGCGTCACTGCTGCCGCTGCTGCACAACTACCAGAAGCCGGAACACCCGCACAACGGGTCCATCGCACCGGTGGTCGTGTTCCGCGAGGCCGTGCAGGAGGCCAAACTGGGCCCGGACAAGAACATCCCGCACGTCACCGCGCCGGTGATCGTCAAGTACATCACCGACCTGCAGCTGCTCGGCCTGCTCTGACCCAGGGATTTGTGCACGATTTTCCGCGGGTGCCGCGGAAAATCGTGCACAAATCTTCAGGCGGCCTGCCTGAACAGCAGGGCATTCCGGATTTCGGCGAGCACCCGGTCCGGATACTCGGTCAGATCCAGCCACGTGAACCGCAAGATCTGATAGCCGAGCAGCGAGATGGCGTTCTGCCGCTTCCGGTCGTTCTCGAAGTCGTCGGCACTGCTGTGATAGGCCCACCCGTCGACTTCGATGGCGAGTTTCGCTGCCGGAAACACGACGTCGACCTTGTATCCGGCAACGGGACAGTTGGCCTTCCATCCCGTGATCTTGTTGCGGCGCAGTAGTTTTACGAATAGGCGTTCAGCTTGAGAGCGGGCCCCGTCTTCGGCGGCCAGCAACAGTATCCGAGCCGCGGGCGATCCGTGTCGTCCTTTGTTGCGCAGGTGCGCATCCCAGAGTTTCTTCAGCTCGACGTGTCGCTGCAACGCAGTGTCCATGAGTTTGGCGCCACCTCCGCGCCGCGTCGCGGCTTCGATGACGGTCAGTGGGAGTGCGGTGACTCGCAGTCCGCCGCGTTCGACGATGTCCTGTGGCAGCAAGTCGCGGCGGCGGACCCGGATGCCGTCGCGCTTGCGGTGATTGCTGACCTTCGGCACGGTGACTTCCACCGTCTCCGGCGCGTAGTGCGTGACACCCAGCCACCACGCGGCGGCCAGTCCGCTGGCGGTGGCCGCCGGGCCGCAGGACCAGACTGCACTGCGTACGCGGGCCGCGTCGCTGAACGGACGATCGTCGACGAAGAACACCCCGGGGGCGCATCGCAGCCAGTGGCCGGAGCGAACTCGGCGGCTGATGGCGTCATCGCTGATCCCCGCGGTCAAGGCTTGGGCTCGGGTGATTACGCCATCGTGGCGGCGAAGGTAGTCGTCAAGCACACAGATTCGGACGTATGCGGTGGCTCCGCGGTTCCATCAACGGGGATTTGTGCACGATTTTCCGCGGCTGGCGCGGAAAATCGTGCACAAATCCCTGGTTACGGGGCGATGAGGACGCCGGCGTCGGAGGCGGCGTGCTGCAGTTCGTAGATGTCGAGGTCGCCCCAGTCGTTGATCGGCCCGGTGTAGGAGCCCAGCCACGGCACCACACCGGGATCCGGTGCGACGCCGAGGTTGTAGGCCTGCATGCCGGGCAGGTGGTGCTCGAAGAAGTTCCCGAGGATGTCGACGGCGAAGATGATGTCGTTGATCGGGTTCGGGCCCCACAGCGCGGACGCGTTGAACAGCGGGTTCACCGCATCCGGGTCACCGATCATCGCGATGTTGCCGTAGTGCGGCTTGCTGCCGCCGGTGGGGTCGTAGGCCGGCATGAACGGCTGCAACCCCGGCAGGTCGGTGGAGAAGTACGCCGCGGTGTCACCGTAGGTCTCGATGTTCACGAAGTTCGAGTTGATGCCGTTACCCGCGACCGAGGTGTTCAGTCCGGGACCTTCGAAGCCGATACCGCCGCGCCCCGTCTTCTGCGCGACGAACTGCGCCTCCCAACCACCCAGTGAGTGGCCGGTGACGAAGATGTCATCGGTGGTGTAGCCCTGCGCGAGGGCCGCCGCCTCGACCTTGCGCTCGAACGCCAACGAATCCCAGAACGCCTGCGGCGTGGTGTTGGTGAAGATGACCTGCATGTCCGTGAAAATCTGCGACAGCGCGATCAGCGGATGGAACAGCAGATTGGTGCCGCCCGTCGTGCCCTGGTAGGCGACGATGATCTGGCCCTCGGGCGTCACCCACGCCTTGCCGACGGCGCCGGACAACGGATTGAAGGTCTGCATCTGAAAACCGTTGACGGTGAACGGCTTCAGATCACCCGGCTGGGCGCCGAGCACGTAGGCATTGGCCGACGCGTTGAGGAACTGCTCCACCGTCGGGGTGTCGCCACTGGTCGGGCCGTCGTAGGTCAGCTCCGGGACGACGGGCGCCGCGGTGGGGGTCTTGCTCAGCCCGAGCATGTCCTCGATGCGGCGGAACCCCGCGAACAGCGCCTCGGAAATGGGCGACCAGTTGAACGGGCTCTTCGGGCCGCTCTGCGACACCGTCAGGTCCAGCACCTGCAGGACGGTGTTGATGATGCGACCGGGCAGCTGGATGATCTTCGCGATCGGGTTCAGCGGCTGCGGTGGCGTCGGCGTCGTCAGGGTGCCGACGGTGCTGTTGGTGGCGGACAGGGCCGCGAGCCGGGTGATCGGCGCGAGCGTCTTGACCGGCGCGGGGGCGATGGTGTCGGTTGCCGCGGCCGGTGCGGTGGCGGTGGGCGCGGAAGAGTTGACCGTCGCGTCCTTGGCGGGGACGCCCACGGTGGCGGTCTGGAGCTTCGGCGCCTTCTTGCCGTCGCCGGCGGGCTTGACCGAATCGGACCCCTTCTTCGCCGGTTTGGCGGCCGGCTTGGGGTCGGGCTTGGGGTCGGGTTTCGCGGCCGGCTTCGGGTCCGGTTTGGCTTCCGGATCCACCCCGGACTTGGGGTCGGTGGTCGCCGCGTCCGGCTTGGTGCCGGACGTGACGGACGTGCCTGACTTGCCCGCGTCGGGTTCGGCCTTGCCGGCCTTCTTACCGGGCTTCTTCTTGTCTTTCTTGTCGGTGTTCGCCGGCTTGGTTTTGGCGGGGCCGGGCTTCTGCGGTCCGGACTGGCTGGTCGAGGTGCCTGGCGAATCGGTCGCCCCGGTCTCGGCCCAGGCGACGTTCTGGCTGGTCGCCGCTGCGATACCCATGGCCGCGGCAATCACTGCCAGGCGGTACCGACCGGATTTACGCAGACTGAGCCCCGACTGTGTCCCCACCGGTGTCCCCTTTGACATCCCTGGTGCCCGCCCGCGCGCGCACGAATCTGACGACACTATGACATCGGGTGATGTCAGTCACGATCAGGTTTGCCAAAGTCGTGGGTCACTGTGGCGGGGTCAGCGCACCCGCGCCGCCACCGCCTCGGGCATGGGTTCGTAGCGGGCGAAGGAGCGGGTGAAGGACCCCGCGCCGTGCGACAACGACCGCAGTTCGATCGGGTACCGGGTCAGCTCGATCTCGGGTATCTCGGCGTCGATGCCGGTGCAGGAGTCACCGGCGGTGTCGGTCCCGAGTACGCGGCCGCGCCGTCCGGACAGGTCGCTCATCACCGCGCCGACCATCTCGTCGGGCACCACGATGTGGACGCTGTCGATGGGCTCGAGCAGATTCACCGATGCGGCGGCGGCCGCTTCGCGCAGCGCCAGCCCGCCTGCGAGCTGGAAGGCGTAGTCCGACGAGTCCACGCTGTGCGCCTTGCCGTCCAGCAGGGTCACGCGGATGTCGACCATCGGGTATCCGCAGATGCCCCGATCCATCTGGGCGCGAACGCCTTTCTCCACGCTCGGGATGAACTGCCGCGGCACCGCACCGCCCACGACCTTGTCGACGAACTCGAATCCGGCCCCCTCCGGAAGCGGTTCGACGGTGATGTCACACACCGCGAACTGCCCATGTCCGCCGGACTGCTTGACGTGCCGACCGTGGCCCTTCGCGTTGCCGCCGAACGTCTCTCGCAGCGGGACGCGCAACTCGGTGGTGTCGACCGCGACGCCGAACCGCCGCGACAGCGCGTCCAGGACCACCGCGGAATGGGCTTCGCCCATGCACCACAACACGATCTGGTGGGTCTGCGGGTTCTGCTCGATGCGCAGCGTCGGATCCTCGGCGGACAGCCGGGCCAGCCCCACCGACAGCTTGTCCTCGTCGGTCTTGGCATGCGGCACGATCGCCATGGGGAGCAGTGGCGCGGGCATGGTCCACGGCCGGCACACCAGCGGGGAAGCCTTGTCCGACAGGGTGTCCCCGGTCTCGGCGCATGTCAGCCTGGCGATGGCGCAGATGTCACCGGCGATCACCTCGGCCGCCGGGCGTTGCTTGCGGCCCAGCGGAAACGACAGTGCGCCGACGCGCTCGTCCTCGTCGTGGTCCTCGTGCGCGGCGCATCCGGCGGCGGGATCGGCGAACGAATTGAAATGGCCCGACACGTGAACCGTCGTGTCGGGCCTTATGGTGCCGGAGAACACCCGGACCAGACTGACCTTGCCGACGTACGGATCCGACGTCGTCTTCACCACCTCTGCCAACAGCGGTGCGGCGGGATCGCAGGCGGGCGCGGACTTCTCCACACCGGCCGGGGTGAACACCTGCGGCGGTACATGCTCTGGGGGAGAAGGGAACCCGCGGGCGATGACGTCGAGCAGTTCGGCAGCTCCGGTACCCGTGGTGCTGCACACCGGGATCACCGGGAAGAACGAGCCGCGGGCCACGGCGCGCTCGAGGTCGGCGACCAGCACCGCGTTGTCGATCTGTTCGCCGCCCAGGTACCGCTCCATCAGCGTCTCGTCCTCGGACTCCTCGATGATGCCCTCGATCAAGGTGGCATCGTCCGCCAGTAGCGAGACGAGCCCGTCCCCCTCGGGCAGGTACAGCGGAATCACCTTGTCCCCGAACGATTCCTGCGCCGACTGCACCGCACCGGCGAACGTCGCGCGGGCGTGATCGAGTTTGGTCACCACGACGGCGCGCGGCATCCCGACGTCGGCGCATTCGCGCCACAGCGCCTTGGTGGCAGCGTCCACCACATCGTTGGCGGCCATCACGAACAACGCGCAATCGGCAGCGCGGAGGCCGGCCCGCAGTTCGCCGACGAAATCGGCGTAGCCCGGGGTGTCGAGCAGATTGATCTTCACCGCCCCGTGCTGAAGCGAGGCCAGCGCCAGGCCCACCGACCGCTGCTGCTCGACTTCGGCCGGCTCGTGATCGCAGACCGTGGTGCCGTCCAGCACCGTCCCGGCCCGCGTCAGCACGCCGGTATGGAGCAGCAGTGCCTCGACAAGGGTGGTCTTGCCGGACCCAGATGGCCCCACCAGGACCACATTTCGGATCGCGGCCGGACTGTCCGCACTGGGCGCGGCTCCGGATGAGCTATTCGACTTGTCGGCCATGGCGTGCCCCTATCGACGACTCACGTCCACCATGCTCCTGTCGCAACCGTCGGCACAAGACTCAAGCTGCTCAGGCGTGCCACGAACTCCATCTGCTGATCGCGACCCGGATCACCGGGCCGTCCAGCGCCACCCGGTCGTACTGGTGGTACTTGGCCCGCAGCAGCGAGTAACCGATCGCCATCTCGTCGCCGCTGGGGTGCACGGTGGCGATGCCGTCGGCCCGGGCCCACCAGAGGTGCGACCAGTCGTCGTCGTATTCCTCGGCGAGCAGACTCACCCGCGGGTTGGCCGCGATGTTGTCCAGCCGCCGCAGATGCTGCGTCGACTTCCGCTTGGCGTCCACCGCCGTATAGAGCCGGTCCCCGCTGACCGCGAAAACCACGGGAACGACGTGCGGCTGGCCCTCGCCGGACACCGTCGCCAGCACTGCGACGGGCGCGGCGGAGAACAGGGCGGCGGGATCGGTCATCAGCGGTGGCGTGGGTTCGGGGCGACGCTCATGGGCATGCGCGTCACGTTGATCTCCGGCGGACGCGTCGGTGCGGGTGGCGCGGCCGGTGCGTGGTACGCCGGGGACGCCGCGGCCGGAGGCGGTTCGGCCGGCGGCGGGGGAGGCGGCGGCGGAGCGGGAGTCGACGAGCTCGACGGGGCAGGCGTCGTCGTGGTGGTGGTCGTCGTCGTGGCGCTGGGTTCCACCGGTGCCTCGTCGGCGCCGGAATCCCGGCGGGTGGCCAGGACCACCAGTGAGACGACGAGAGCGATCACCGCGACGGCGACGACGATCAGCAGCAGGCGGGCGTCTTTCCTGCGGTACCAGGGTGGCGGCGGCTCGCGGAAGCGCCAGGTGTCGGTGTTGAACGCGTCGAAGGTGTCGCCCGTCGGCTCCGGTTCGGGGATGACGAATGAACCGGTCGTCGGGCCGGCAAACGGTCCCGTGCCGTGCGGCCCGGGGTCGACGGCGCGGAACGGATCGGTGTCCGGGTCGTCGTCCGGCTCCTCGGCGGCTGATTCCAGCACGCCACCCGGCGATAGTTCGCGCTCTGGGTCGTCGCTGTCAGCCACCTCCCAGATGCTAGGGGTGGGTCGCGCCAATTGCTCGGTATCGGCGCGCGTGTCCGCGCTTTAGACGTCCTTGACCGGTTCGATGCCCAGATCCCGGTAGCTGACCAGTGCGGCAAACGGCACCCCGCGCTTGGCGAAACGCTCGGTGGCGATGTCGCCGCGGTCGACCATCGGGATGACACCGGTGACGACCGCGCCGAGGGAGGTGACGCGTTCGTAGGCGATCTCGGTGGAGCCGCCGGTGCTGATCACGTCGTCGACGAGCAGCACGCGGGTGCCCGGTTCGATGCGGGTGCCCTCGATCCACTGCTCGCGGCCGCGGGCCTTCTGCTCCTTACGGACCGAGAACCAGGCCTTGCCCGTGACCATCGCGACGCCGTGCGCCAGCGGGTCGGCACCCATGGTCAGGCCGCCGACGGCGTCGAACTCGATACCGCGCAGCGCGGCGAGTTCCGCCACCGCCTTGCTGACGATCGTCAGGCTGACGCCATTGTCGACGGCGTACTTGCCGTCGATGTAGTCGTGGCTCAGCTGCCCGCTGGCCAGCCGGAACGGCTCCTCACGGCGCGCGTAACCGCGGGTGCGGATCAGGTCGAATGCGGCTTCCCAGTTCTCGGGGCGATCAGACATGGTGCGAATCCTAAACCTGACGGGACAGTCGAGCCAATTCGACTGTCGCGGAACGTAATTCATCGATGGACTGCAGCGGTTGCGGGTATCCGACCCGGGTGTAGGCCATGCCGCGGGCAGTGGTGACCCGCAAGTCCAGGCCGTAGCGGTCGGCGCCGGTGCAGGTCGCCGACTCGGTGTCGGGGTAGCCGCCCAGAGCCCGGGCCATGGCCGCGAGTGAGTCGGCATGGTCGGCGTTCAGGTGCGCGATGGCCCCGGCGGCCGACGGCGTCACCGGATCCGGCTGGGCCGCAGCGTAATCCGCGCCCGTGGTCGAGTCCATGCGGCCGTAGCCGCCGACCCACCGGACCCGGTCGACGTGCAGCACCCACAGGGCGAAGTCGGTGTAGTCGATGTAGTACTTCGCGGCCGGCACCGCCGCGACATGGGCGTCCCGGGCGGCGTCGCGTTCGGCGCCCTCCGGCCGCGCCACCCGGCCGGCCAGGGTCACCCGGCCACCGGCCAGCGGATCCTTGTCGGTACTGGCCGCGATGATCGAGATGCTGGCCCGCTGATCGCCGGCGAGGTTGCGGCCGTGCTCAGCAAGATTCGAGACGCACAGCACCGGCGAACCGCCGAGCAGTCCATACGTGACCATCGACGCCCATGGATCGCCGTCGGCCGTCAGGGTGGCCAGGGTTCCGGTGTTGGTCGACGCCGCGATGGTGCGGGCCTCCTCGGCGGCCGAGGGCCGGGTCGCGTTGACGATTTCGGCCAGCGGCGGCGGGATTGTCGGAGCATCACCTGGGTCGCCATGATCGCGTGTCGCCACGTTTGCACCCTACCCAGGCGCGGGTACGTTGGTTGACGATGGACGCCTCCAACGGTGGCGTGGAACATCCAAGCGCCGCAGACTTCGGACATGCGCGAGTCCTCCCCGAGGACCGCACCTGGTTCAAGCACGCGGTTTTCTATGAGGTGTTGGTCCGCGCCTTCTACGACTCAGACGCCGACGGCTCAGGTGACCTCCGAGGTCTCACCGAGCGACTCGACTACTTGAAATGGCTTGGTGTCGACTGTATTTGGTTGCCACCGTTCTACGACTCGCCGCTGCGTGACGGCGGCTACGACATCCGTGACTTCTACAAGGTGCTGCCGGAATTCGGCACCGTCGACGACTTCGTCGCGTTGCTGGATGCCGCGCACAAGCGCGGCATCCGCGTCATCACCGACCTGGTGATGAACCACACCTCGGATGCCCACGCCTGGTTCCAGGAATCCCGCCGCGACCCCTCCGGGCCCTACGGCGACTACTACGTCTGGAGCGACACCAGCGAGAAGTACCAGGACGCGCGCGTCATCTTCGTCGACACCGAGGAGTCCAACTGGACCTTCGACGCCGTGCGCAAGCAGTTCTACTGGCACCGCTTCTTCTCCCACCAGCCCGACCTGAACTACGAGAACCCCGCCGTGCAGGAAGCGATGATCGACGTGCTGCGCTTCTGGCTGGGGCTGGGCATCGACGGATTCCGGCTGGACGCGGTGCCGTACCTGTTCGAACGCGAAGGCACCAACTGCGAGAACCTGCCCGAGACGCATGCCTTCCTCAAGCGCTGCCGCAAGGTGATCGACGACGAATTCCCGGGCCGGGTGCTGCTGGCCGAGGCCAATCAGTGGCCGGCGGACGTCGTCGCCTACTTCGGTGATCCCGAGACCGGTGGCGACGAATGCCACATGGCGTTCCATTTCCCGCTGATGCCAAGGATTTTCATGGCAGTGCGCCGGGAGTCCCGGTTCCCGATCTCGGAGATCCTGGCCCAGACGCCACCGATCCCCGACCTCGCGCAGTGGGGCATCTTCCTCCGCAATCACGACGAGCTCACGTTGGAGATGGTCACCGACGAAGAGCGCGACTACATGTACTCCGAGTACGCCAAGGATCCGCGGATGAAGGCCAACGTCGGCATCCGCCGGCGTCTGGCCCCGCTGCTCGAGAACGACCGCAACCAGACCGAGCTGTTCACCGCGTTGCTGTTGTCGCTGCCCGGGTCCCCGGTGCTGTACTACGGCGACGAGATCGGGATGGGCGACATCATCTGGCTGGGTGACCGCGACGGCGTGCGCACCCCGATGCAGTGGTCGGCCGACCGCAACGCCGGGTTCTCCACCGCCAACCCCGGCCGGCTCTACGTCCCGCCGAGCCAGGACCCGGTGTACGGCTATCAGGCGGTGAACGTCGAAGCCCAGCGCGACACCACGAATTCCCTGCTCAACTGGACGCGCACCATGCTCGCGGTGCGGCGGCGGCACGACGCGTTCGCCGTCGGCTCGTTCCGGGAACTCGGTGGTTCCAATCCGTCGGCGCTCACCTATGTCCGCGAGCTAGACGGTGACACGGTGCTCTGCGTCAACAATCTGTCCCGTTTTCCCCAGCCGATCGAACTGAACCTGCAGCATTGGAACGGCTACACGCCGGTTGAACTGACCGGCCAGGTCGAATTCCCCCGCATCGGGGAACTGCCCTACCTGTTGACACTGCCCGGGCATGGTTTCTACTGGTTCTCGTTGCGTGCGCCCGTCGGTGAGGAGCCGTGATGGATCCACAGTTGACCGAATACCTGACCCAGCAGCGCTGGTACGCCGGCCGCAACCGCGAGCTGGCCGATGCCGAACCGGCATTGGTGGTGGCGCTGCGCGACGACATCGACCTGGTGCTGCTCGACGTCAGCTACGACGACGGCCCCGGCGAGCGGTACCAGCTGGTGCTGCGCCAAGGCGACGGCGAGGTCGGTGACGCGCTGGGTGACCCGGAAGTCGCGAACCTGCTGCTGCGCCTGATCGCCGATTCGGCGACGGTCGGTCCGGTCTCATTCGCCGCGGAGCCCGACGCCGAGTTGCCCGCGGGCGAGACGGCGCGCGTGATGGGCGCCGAACAGAGCAACACCAGCGTCGTGTTCGACGAAGCCGCCATCCTCAAGCTGTTCCGCCGCGTGACGTCCGGCGTGAATCCCGACATCGAGCTCACCCGGGTTCTGGGCCAGGCCGGCAGCCCGCATGTGGCGCCGCTGCTGGGGACGATGTCGCTGGACGGCGGACCGGAGACGGCGCTGGGCATGCTGGCCCGCTTCGCCGACAACGCCGCCGAGGGCTGGGACATGGCCGTCGCCAGCACCCGGGATCTGTACGCCGAGGGTGACCTGTACGCCAACGAGGTGGGTGGTGACTTCGCCGGTGAGTCGGAGCGGCTGGGCCAGTCCGTCGCCGCGGTGCACGCCACGCTGGCCGCCGAACTCGGCACCGCCACGGCGCTGTTTCCCGTCGAGACCATGCTGGAGCGGCTCGCGGCGGTGACCGCGTCGGTGCCGCAGGTCCGCGAGTACGCCGCGGCCATCGAGAGTCGCTACCGCGCGCTGGAGGGACAGCCGATCACGGTGCAACGAATCCACGGCGACCTGCATCTGGGCCAGGTGCTGCGCACCCCCGAGACCTGGCTGCTGATCGACTTCGAAGGCGAACCGGGGCAGTCTCTGGATCAGCGCCGCGCCCCCGACTCGCCGCTGCGGGACGTCGCGGGGATGCTGCGGTCCTACCAGTACGCGGCGTTCCAGCGGCTGACGGAGGGCGGCGGCAACGAACAGCGCCGCAAGCAGCTCGCGGCCCGCGCCCGCGAATGGGCCGACCGCAACCGGGCGGCGTTCTGCGCTGGCTATGCCGAGGGCGGCGGCACCGAACCCGATGCGGAACTGCTGGCCGCCTACGAACTCGACAAGGCGGTCTACGAAGCGGGGTACGAGGCCCGGCACCGGCCGCACTGGCTGGACCTGCCGCTGGGCGCCATCGCGAACATCGTCAGCGGTTAGGTCATTGCCTTGACGGCGGCCTGAGCCGGCTTCGGGGTCCAGTCGGAGCGGTAGACGCCGATGGATTCCTCGGGGTTCGAGCTGCCGGTGACGCGGTCGCGCGTGGTGTAGATGTACGACGGACCGGCGTAGGGCAGCGTGCGCCACTTGGCCAGGAAGTCGCGAATGTAGTCGGCCTGGGTGGCCTCGTCGACGGCCGAGTTGGGCTCGCCGTACTCGGTGGCCCAGATCTTCTTGCCGCCGTCACCGTTGGCCGCCATGGCCTGATGGATGCCGTCGGTCTGGCTCAGCGGTGAGTTGGGCACTCCGGCGCCGGCCGAGAACTTCAGGTTGTAGTGGTACGGGTGGAACGACAGCGCGTCGAACGAACCGGCCGCTCCGGCGGCGTACATGCGCTGGATGAAGGTCACGGGGTCCAGGGTCAGCGAGCCGAACGACACGACCGCGCCGACCACACCGCCGATGACGACGGCGCCACGATCGGCGGCCTTGATCTTCGGGTACGACGCCTTGAGCATGTCGGCGTAGACGGCGGGCTCCGGGCCCTGCGGGCCGGACGTCCAGGACATCACGGCGTTGGGCTCGTTCCAGATCTCATAGGCGTCCACGCGGCCCCGGTAATGCGCGGCCACCGCGCCGGCGAAATCGCCGTACACCGCGGCCGAGGCCGGCGGGCTGCTGATCGGGATGGCGCCCGGCGCCACGGCCCAGGCCGGCGTCGCGACGATGGCGCCGACGACCGACATGTGGCGGGCATTGGCCGCACCGACGACGGTGTCGACCTGGCCCCAGTTGAAGCTGCCCTGGGTGCCCTCGATGCCGGCCCACGGAATGATGATGCGGACGGTGCGCACACCGGTCGCCGACATCAGGTCGAAGGTGTGGTTGATGTCGTCGGCGTTCATACCGTAGACGTCGGAATCGGCGAAGCCGACGCTGCTGGCCGACTGGCTGATGCCCGTCGGGATGAACGGAATGGTGGCCGGGGAATTGGCCAGGGTTTCGGTGGCGGCGGCGGAAACTGCCGCGACGGTGAAGACTGCTGCAGCGATCTTGAGGGCGTTGCGCAACGTTCGTTCCAATCTTGTGGCCGTGATCTG from Mycolicibacterium phocaicum includes the following:
- a CDS encoding type IV toxin-antitoxin system AbiEi family antitoxin domain-containing protein, whose product is MLDDYLRRHDGVITRAQALTAGISDDAISRRVRSGHWLRCAPGVFFVDDRPFSDAARVRSAVWSCGPAATASGLAAAWWLGVTHYAPETVEVTVPKVSNHRKRDGIRVRRRDLLPQDIVERGGLRVTALPLTVIEAATRRGGGAKLMDTALQRHVELKKLWDAHLRNKGRHGSPAARILLLAAEDGARSQAERLFVKLLRRNKITGWKANCPVAGYKVDVVFPAAKLAIEVDGWAYHSSADDFENDRKRQNAISLLGYQILRFTWLDLTEYPDRVLAEIRNALLFRQAA
- a CDS encoding elongation factor G, which produces MADKSNSSSGAAPSADSPAAIRNVVLVGPSGSGKTTLVEALLLHTGVLTRAGTVLDGTTVCDHEPAEVEQQRSVGLALASLQHGAVKINLLDTPGYADFVGELRAGLRAADCALFVMAANDVVDAATKALWRECADVGMPRAVVVTKLDHARATFAGAVQSAQESFGDKVIPLYLPEGDGLVSLLADDATLIEGIIEESEDETLMERYLGGEQIDNAVLVADLERAVARGSFFPVIPVCSTTGTGAAELLDVIARGFPSPPEHVPPQVFTPAGVEKSAPACDPAAPLLAEVVKTTSDPYVGKVSLVRVFSGTIRPDTTVHVSGHFNSFADPAAGCAAHEDHDEDERVGALSFPLGRKQRPAAEVIAGDICAIARLTCAETGDTLSDKASPLVCRPWTMPAPLLPMAIVPHAKTDEDKLSVGLARLSAEDPTLRIEQNPQTHQIVLWCMGEAHSAVVLDALSRRFGVAVDTTELRVPLRETFGGNAKGHGRHVKQSGGHGQFAVCDITVEPLPEGAGFEFVDKVVGGAVPRQFIPSVEKGVRAQMDRGICGYPMVDIRVTLLDGKAHSVDSSDYAFQLAGGLALREAAAAASVNLLEPIDSVHIVVPDEMVGAVMSDLSGRRGRVLGTDTAGDSCTGIDAEIPEIELTRYPIELRSLSHGAGSFTRSFARYEPMPEAVAARVR
- a CDS encoding TIGR03668 family PPOX class F420-dependent oxidoreductase encodes the protein MTDPAALFSAAPVAVLATVSGEGQPHVVPVVFAVSGDRLYTAVDAKRKSTQHLRRLDNIAANPRVSLLAEEYDDDWSHLWWARADGIATVHPSGDEMAIGYSLLRAKYHQYDRVALDGPVIRVAISRWSSWHA
- a CDS encoding orotate phosphoribosyltransferase yields the protein MSDRPENWEAAFDLIRTRGYARREEPFRLASGQLSHDYIDGKYAVDNGVSLTIVSKAVAELAALRGIEFDAVGGLTMGADPLAHGVAMVTGKAWFSVRKEQKARGREQWIEGTRIEPGTRVLLVDDVISTGGSTEIAYERVTSLGAVVTGVIPMVDRGDIATERFAKRGVPFAALVSYRDLGIEPVKDV
- a CDS encoding HugZ family pyridoxamine 5'-phosphate oxidase; this translates as MATRDHGDPGDAPTIPPPLAEIVNATRPSAAEEARTIAASTNTGTLATLTADGDPWASMVTYGLLGGSPVLCVSNLAEHGRNLAGDQRASISIIAASTDKDPLAGGRVTLAGRVARPEGAERDAARDAHVAAVPAAKYYIDYTDFALWVLHVDRVRWVGGYGRMDSTTGADYAAAQPDPVTPSAAGAIAHLNADHADSLAAMARALGGYPDTESATCTGADRYGLDLRVTTARGMAYTRVGYPQPLQSIDELRSATVELARLSRQV
- the treS gene encoding maltose alpha-D-glucosyltransferase, whose product is MDASNGGVEHPSAADFGHARVLPEDRTWFKHAVFYEVLVRAFYDSDADGSGDLRGLTERLDYLKWLGVDCIWLPPFYDSPLRDGGYDIRDFYKVLPEFGTVDDFVALLDAAHKRGIRVITDLVMNHTSDAHAWFQESRRDPSGPYGDYYVWSDTSEKYQDARVIFVDTEESNWTFDAVRKQFYWHRFFSHQPDLNYENPAVQEAMIDVLRFWLGLGIDGFRLDAVPYLFEREGTNCENLPETHAFLKRCRKVIDDEFPGRVLLAEANQWPADVVAYFGDPETGGDECHMAFHFPLMPRIFMAVRRESRFPISEILAQTPPIPDLAQWGIFLRNHDELTLEMVTDEERDYMYSEYAKDPRMKANVGIRRRLAPLLENDRNQTELFTALLLSLPGSPVLYYGDEIGMGDIIWLGDRDGVRTPMQWSADRNAGFSTANPGRLYVPPSQDPVYGYQAVNVEAQRDTTNSLLNWTRTMLAVRRRHDAFAVGSFRELGGSNPSALTYVRELDGDTVLCVNNLSRFPQPIELNLQHWNGYTPVELTGQVEFPRIGELPYLLTLPGHGFYWFSLRAPVGEEP
- a CDS encoding maltokinase N-terminal cap-like domain-containing protein codes for the protein MDPQLTEYLTQQRWYAGRNRELADAEPALVVALRDDIDLVLLDVSYDDGPGERYQLVLRQGDGEVGDALGDPEVANLLLRLIADSATVGPVSFAAEPDAELPAGETARVMGAEQSNTSVVFDEAAILKLFRRVTSGVNPDIELTRVLGQAGSPHVAPLLGTMSLDGGPETALGMLARFADNAAEGWDMAVASTRDLYAEGDLYANEVGGDFAGESERLGQSVAAVHATLAAELGTATALFPVETMLERLAAVTASVPQVREYAAAIESRYRALEGQPITVQRIHGDLHLGQVLRTPETWLLIDFEGEPGQSLDQRRAPDSPLRDVAGMLRSYQYAAFQRLTEGGGNEQRRKQLAARAREWADRNRAAFCAGYAEGGGTEPDAELLAAYELDKAVYEAGYEARHRPHWLDLPLGAIANIVSG
- a CDS encoding cellulase family glycosylhydrolase, whose translation is MERTLRNALKIAAAVFTVAAVSAAATETLANSPATIPFIPTGISQSASSVGFADSDVYGMNADDINHTFDLMSATGVRTVRIIIPWAGIEGTQGSFNWGQVDTVVGAANARHMSVVGAIVATPAWAVAPGAIPISSPPASAAVYGDFAGAVAAHYRGRVDAYEIWNEPNAVMSWTSGPQGPEPAVYADMLKASYPKIKAADRGAVVIGGVVGAVVSFGSLTLDPVTFIQRMYAAGAAGSFDALSFHPYHYNLKFSAGAGVPNSPLSQTDGIHQAMAANGDGGKKIWATEYGEPNSAVDEATQADYIRDFLAKWRTLPYAGPSYIYTTRDRVTGSSNPEESIGVYRSDWTPKPAQAAVKAMT